The DNA sequence TGCTGCCGGCGTTCTTCATCGACACCTTTGGGCTGAGCCCCGTTAAGGCCGGTCTGCTGGCCTCGGGCTTCGCGTTTATGAACCTGGTGGCGCGGCCGACGGGCGGCTTGGTCAGTGATAAATTCGGCCGCCGCAAGAGCATGATCGTGCTCATTCTGGGCCTCGCGGTGGGCTACCTTGCGCTGAGCCAGGTCAACAGCTCGTGGCCGGTGTTTGCCGCCGTGACGGCCACGATGATGTGTTCCTTTTTCGTGCAGTCGGGCGAGGGTGCGGTCTTTGCGATGGTGCCGCTCGTCAAGCGCCGCATGACAGGGCAGATCGCCGGGATGACGGGTGCCTATGGCAACGTCGGCGCGGTCTGCTTCCTCACGATTTACAGCTTCGTCGATGCCTCGACTTTTTTCATGGTGATCGGCTTTTTCTCGCTGCTGGCGCTGGGCGCGTCGGTCTTTCTCGCCGAGCCCAAGGGGCACACGGCGGAGGTCATGCCTGATGGCAGCGTCCAGTATATCAAGGTGTCTTAGGCGTGGGTATGATTGTTGACGTCGCACTTGAGGTTCAGTTCAAAAATCTGAAAAGCCAAGCTCCGGCGTCGACAGGCACCGGAGCTATTCTTTAAATGATGGGCATGTTTCAAATTTCCATCCCCGATACTGACATTGCCAACCGCGAGCGCTTTGACCAGACCGTCGCGCGCTTTGACGCCATCAACCGCGAGGACCCGGCACAAATCACCTTTGAAGGGGAGACACATCCGGCGGAGTTTCTCCTCGCTCAGGCGCTCTGCTACCGGGTCATCCAGCTCGCCCCCGAGGCCTCGGAACCATTGCTATTGGCCAGCCGTTCGCAGCATCTGCGCCGCTGGGAGCGCCCCCGCAGCGAATACCCGGAGGGGCGTGCGGGGTATCTAAAGTGGCGCGCCGACCTGAAAGTCTTCCACGCCGACGAGACGGCCAAAATTCTTGAAGAATTCGGCTACGACGCGGAAACGATCGAGGCCGTGCGCGAGCTGAATTTAAAGAAAAACATCAAGCGCAACGCCGACTGCCAAACCCTCGAAGACGGGCTTTGCCTCGTCTTTCTCCAGTTTCAGTACGAGGGCATTATTGCGAAGTATGAGGCGGACAAGGTGATCGACATTCTCCGCAAGTCAGCCGCCAAGATGAGCGAAGCCGGCCTCGCTGCCGCTGGCAACCTCAGCTACTCCCACCGAGGCCGGGAACTGCTCGGCCAGGCGTTGGCAGGTTAGGGACGCATTGGCCTTGCCTCGCTAATTTCGGGATTCCTTTATGAAAAATTCTTCTGGGGCGTGGCTTTGACCTCGGTTGATATTATTATGTCATAAAATTCCACGAGACTATTGACTTCTTGGGTTTGAGCCCATCGACTCTCGCGCATGCTGTACCATTTGCGTGTCCCGCTCGTCTTGGTTTTCATGTTTAGCCTGTTGGGTATTGCGTCTTTGCAGGCGCAAATGGATGCCGTGTTGCGGGAACCGCCAGCGATCTATGAGGAGAAACTGGTGCCGCTCATGACGCCGATAGAAGAGCTGCTGGAGGCGAGGGACAGCTTTGACCCTGAGCAGTCTGATGGCGCATTTCTCCTGCTGGAGGATGTCTTCTACATTGATGAATCCGGCAAGCAATACCAATTGCGGCAGCGCTCTTACGTGGCGGTGACTGACGCTGAGGTAGATGATATTTCGGAAGAGGTGCACACGTATCGTCCACTACGCGGTGAGAAGATTTATCTGATCAAAGCGGCCTCGGTGCTGGAGGATGGGACCGAGGTGGAAATCGACGATGCTGGCATCTTTGTCCAGACGCCCGAGCGTGAGGCCGACAGCAAGATTTACTCCGGCACCAAGGAGATGAAGCTGATTTACCCGGAGATTAAGCGCGGCTCGGTGACCCACAGCATTGTGTTAATCGAACAAGACGGGCGTATTCCAGGGCACTTTACCGATGGTTCTAGCTGGGCTAGTTCTTGGCCGCGCAAGCGTCAGCGCGTGGTCGTCGATCTCCCGGAAGAGTGGGCCGGGCGACTCAAATCCGCAACGAAAGGGCCGATTCCCGAAATGCGCGAAATAGACGTGGAAGAAGAAGGGCGCGTGCGGTTGGTTTGGGAAACAGACGACATCCCGATCCGCCGTTGGGAGGAGCTCGGAGGCTACGCTTTCGATGTCGGGCCCTACCTGCGTTTGTCTACTCTGGCTGATTGGGATGAGTTTGCCGCGTGGTATGCGGGCCTATTGGATGAGGCCAATACGCTGACGCCCGAGGTGAAGGCGCTCGTGCAGGAGTGGACTGAGGGCGTGGACTCCCGTGAGGAGATTATCCGCATTCTCTTCGAAAAGGCGGCGCAGGACATTCGCTATACGAGCATAAATTTCAACAACGGCGGCATTGTCCCGCAGTCCTGCGAAAGCTTGTGGAAAAACAAATATGGAGACTGCAAAGACAAGTCGAATTTCCTGCGCTTGCTGCTGGCAGAAGAAGGGATCGAGGCGCACCTGACATTGCTGAATACGGATCAGTTGGGTTTGGTGGACCCGCGTTCGCCAGACTATCGGTATTTTGACCACGCCATCGTGGCCATCGATGACGAGGAGGGCGGTTATTTGTTCTGCGACCCGACGATTTCGTATGGCCAGCCGGGGTATCTCTCGCCACGTTCGTCGAACCGCGCGGTCATGATTGTCGATGCGGAGCAGCAGCGGGGTATTTGGGCGCGGACACCCAAGGTCAGTGCCGGGCTTTATCAACTGGATTTCGACCTGACGCTGGAAACCGACGGTGCGCTGAGTGGTTGGTTGACCTTCGTCACGGAGGGCTTTTATGCATCGGGCAGTTATCACCGTTTTCGTAGTGAGGACCGCATCGCTCTGGGAGACGATGTGCGCTCACAGGTGCGGCGCTATTACCCCGACGCGGAGATTGTCGATTTCGAGTTGTCGTCATACGAGGAGTCTCCCACACGGTTCGAGTTGCGCGTTTATTTGATCAACCAGGGGACGCCGCTGGGGCCGCAGCAGGCCAATTCAGTGACCTTTCCCAAAGTCGATTGGCTGTTCCCTTATCTGGGCCGTCGCAGTGAAGTGAGCCGTGATGTATTTGTCTGGACGGACGAGATCGACATCAAGGCACGCATCACCTTACCCAATGGCTGGACCGCAAACGCTTTGCCCAAACCGATTAGTGTCGAGGCCCATGGTATCGACGCCCGCGCCAGCTACGAAAAGACACCCAGTGTGGTGACGCTGATGATGAGTGGCGAATTTCTGGAGAGCCGCATTACGCCGGCGGAGTTTACGCCATTTTATAACGCCGTGAAAAGCATGTCCGCTTGGTTAGCCACTCCGGTAATTGTGGCACCAGGTGAGTTCGAGGCGAGCGAAAGCCAGGATGATGCGCCAACGCTGGGCAATTTCCCGGTCATGCCCACGGGCGAGGGCCAGATAAAGCTGGCACTGGAGAAATACCCACGCAACCGCGATGAGGACCTCTACTGCCAAGCGCTGGAGCGCGTTATCCAATATTTTCCCAATGACGGCGTCACCGTTTTCCGTGCGAAGATTCGCCTGGGTTGGGTCGACTGGTCCAATGAGCGAGAGGAAAAAGCCTTGCGAGACATTCGCGAGTTACTGACGACTTACCAGAACGTACTCGATCAGGGAGACATCGGATGGGGGCGCTATTTGGAAGCACTGTGCCTGAGGGATCTTGGCCGGGATGAGGAGGCATTGGCGGTACTTCGCCAGATTGCCGACAACGAGAAGTTTTACGAGTTTCGACGTGGCTGGGCCGAGTATGAGCTCGGGCTCATGCTGGAAGAAGACAATCCTCAGGAGGCGATAGACTGCTTTTACCGGGCAGTGATGTTTGATACCGGGGATGAAACTTACCATTTTGAGAAACTTGCCGAGGTCTTGCTGGAGCAGGGCGACGGTGCGCGACTGGAGGCGATCTTCAAAGAGTTTTTCCAGGACTACCCGGACTACAACGAGACTTTGCTGATCGCCATTACTGAGACCGCTGAAAAGTGGTCGGCCAATGAAAATGCAAGTCTCGTCCCGCCGTTACTGGTTGTCTTGAGAAATGTAAACGCCGGTGAGGCCGGTGGCGCTCAAGTAATGCAGAAGCTCGAAAACCTCGAAGCTACAGCGGCTGAACAAACGAAATACCGTGTACTACAGCAGACGCTCGCAGACTACATCGCCGAGAATGAACCAAGCTTCTGGGCTGCGACCACGCCCGCTGCGGACTTGGAAACCCGCGAAGATTTTATCGAGGCAGTGAAGCATTTCGAGGCTGCTTGGGACAGGGATCGCGCTGCCCGGCACGCGATCGAGAATGTGCTCCGTTTTGAGCCGAATGCGAGTTTCCCATACTACATGTGGCGTGCATGTAATTACTTGGAATGGAGAGACCGCGAAAATGAAATTACCGACACAGAGCTCACTGATAAACTCCTTTCGCTGGGCGAAATGCTTCCGCCGGACACCGATGATTATAACAACATAATCTTCAACCGCGCGTTCTACTACCGTAACCGCGAGGAGTTTGCCAAGGAGGTGGAAGTTTACGAGCAAATCGAAGCCATGGAACTTTCCGAAGCCTGGCACAAGGCGCTTTTTACCCGAAAGGCCATTGCGCAGGAGAAGCTGGGGCAGCATGAGCAGGCCGCCGAGACTTACGTGCGTTTAATGCCGCAACTGGTCGATGATGCCGACCCGATGGAGCAGATCAATCGCGCGGTTTTGATTTATCTGGAACTGGGCAAACTCGATGAGGCCAAGTCGATTCTCAATAGTGTGCAAGCCTACGAACAGGATGTCTGGTCTGAGTCGAGCTACAGCACGCAGATGGAGAATCTGCAAAAGCTGATGACGTATCAGGACGGGCAGGGTATGGATGATTATTGGGAGGCGACCGCGGCATGGTGGCCGCAGTGGGAGGCGCTGAAGGCCAAGCTGCCGGAGAGAACTGCTTTGGACGGTGGACTCCTGCCGCCGACCATGATCAACGGCGACAGCCTATATAGTAATTTGGCCAAA is a window from the Cerasicoccus sp. TK19100 genome containing:
- a CDS encoding DUF3857 and transglutaminase domain-containing protein, producing MLYHLRVPLVLVFMFSLLGIASLQAQMDAVLREPPAIYEEKLVPLMTPIEELLEARDSFDPEQSDGAFLLLEDVFYIDESGKQYQLRQRSYVAVTDAEVDDISEEVHTYRPLRGEKIYLIKAASVLEDGTEVEIDDAGIFVQTPEREADSKIYSGTKEMKLIYPEIKRGSVTHSIVLIEQDGRIPGHFTDGSSWASSWPRKRQRVVVDLPEEWAGRLKSATKGPIPEMREIDVEEEGRVRLVWETDDIPIRRWEELGGYAFDVGPYLRLSTLADWDEFAAWYAGLLDEANTLTPEVKALVQEWTEGVDSREEIIRILFEKAAQDIRYTSINFNNGGIVPQSCESLWKNKYGDCKDKSNFLRLLLAEEGIEAHLTLLNTDQLGLVDPRSPDYRYFDHAIVAIDDEEGGYLFCDPTISYGQPGYLSPRSSNRAVMIVDAEQQRGIWARTPKVSAGLYQLDFDLTLETDGALSGWLTFVTEGFYASGSYHRFRSEDRIALGDDVRSQVRRYYPDAEIVDFELSSYEESPTRFELRVYLINQGTPLGPQQANSVTFPKVDWLFPYLGRRSEVSRDVFVWTDEIDIKARITLPNGWTANALPKPISVEAHGIDARASYEKTPSVVTLMMSGEFLESRITPAEFTPFYNAVKSMSAWLATPVIVAPGEFEASESQDDAPTLGNFPVMPTGEGQIKLALEKYPRNRDEDLYCQALERVIQYFPNDGVTVFRAKIRLGWVDWSNEREEKALRDIRELLTTYQNVLDQGDIGWGRYLEALCLRDLGRDEEALAVLRQIADNEKFYEFRRGWAEYELGLMLEEDNPQEAIDCFYRAVMFDTGDETYHFEKLAEVLLEQGDGARLEAIFKEFFQDYPDYNETLLIAITETAEKWSANENASLVPPLLVVLRNVNAGEAGGAQVMQKLENLEATAAEQTKYRVLQQTLADYIAENEPSFWAATTPAADLETREDFIEAVKHFEAAWDRDRAARHAIENVLRFEPNASFPYYMWRACNYLEWRDRENEITDTELTDKLLSLGEMLPPDTDDYNNIIFNRAFYYRNREEFAKEVEVYEQIEAMELSEAWHKALFTRKAIAQEKLGQHEQAAETYVRLMPQLVDDADPMEQINRAVLIYLELGKLDEAKSILNSVQAYEQDVWSESSYSTQMENLQKLMTYQDGQGMDDYWEATAAWWPQWEALKAKLPERTALDGGLLPPTMINGDSLYSNLAKEAGSDKAAFLRSFDRAMRAARWQPEGNAAITSYGSLFSSTFPEQAAEWRELALAMHASMPLDYDEALAKSSLVWCMINQIDLGRQEEALATAQQFYADYQGEEPADHIMNRLYGILSLQLNDNLEDAASRLEQDLTLDDTHLRANSVIGLANIYRRLGDSEKEKELLTAELENADVKASGKWYERLKDRQKTMLLAGKTNADFQSAVDDWMAVHQPVWYEYAEPKSLKDFRLRNLPRVMDNPYTVFNEHEVFKLKMLVAEAEELELEQRLGFFNDAVIYRINYTAEPAQYRQMIIDILDDERFPDQVRLFWTFMGLYYAAHRGDAADFQILYERPEVSQLNSLQKEYLTGLKQLATLDHADADALIAYEEELLEKGTLNSIEATNFLVVIDWLLNLGQYEAARRLYQQTKSLAFGGDASQTLVSWRLELLRTIKACEGYAALHDILRRGALELLPDKDMEKPRNLYRHESLSEYDRMGMEEAFAILSYLVATDNYPRDSLWFWHLFYGLCAYQPSIDDVEVMTVLAEAIAAAENDSDRADLISIMYSSADYDEPAIRERSSQIVAPWRDDVGSPMSSGLIKAHEVDVAIRGGDVEDIENRASAVDHPYNSNWAHQRIMQYYLQQQEKAKLVSYIKSLSTDELMSPSMLELTLQAFELAAMDDERELASEDAQREVYLSVLNSWATDDSSTASWAMSMAEVLEQPELLPEDWKTHMAANTIGISKLMFELRVAESEKDWPKAEQCARAILERLPTFYEFHWRLGRALYQQGKRAEAVEPLEVYAKYSHDQIEYPTAKKWLAEIQAEQESSRAK
- a CDS encoding DUF4202 domain-containing protein; this encodes MFQISIPDTDIANRERFDQTVARFDAINREDPAQITFEGETHPAEFLLAQALCYRVIQLAPEASEPLLLASRSQHLRRWERPRSEYPEGRAGYLKWRADLKVFHADETAKILEEFGYDAETIEAVRELNLKKNIKRNADCQTLEDGLCLVFLQFQYEGIIAKYEADKVIDILRKSAAKMSEAGLAAAGNLSYSHRGRELLGQALAG